The nucleotide window TCCGGTCAAAAAGGCGAGCTTCAGCTTAGTCCCCACTCCGTCCGCGCTCGCCACCAGCACCGGCTTCCTGAATCCCGAGGGGACGCGGTAGAGACCGCCAAAGGAGCCCAGCTCGGACAGCGTATCCTCCGTGCGGGTGGAACGGAGCAGCTCGGCGATGCCGCCCTTGGCCCGGTTGGCGGCGTCGATGTCGACGCCAGCATCCCGGTAAGAGAGGCCGCGCTCAGTCATCGAGATCCCCCTGCAGCGGAAGCTGGAAGCTGGTCATCTCCAGAAACTGACGAACACGCTCGTCGATCTCGGCGATCTTCAGATCACGGAAGCGCTCGACCGAGAAGCGCTCCACGGCGAAAGAACCCATCGCGGAGCCGTAGACGACAGCGCGTCGCAGCTCCTCGTCGTTGATCCGGCGCCCCTGCGCCAGATATCCCATCAACCCTCCCGCGAACGCATCCCCCGCGCCGGTGGGGTCGAAGACCTCCTCCAGCGGATAGCCCGGGGCAAAGAAGATGCTCGTGGGGGTAAAGAGGATGGCGCCGTGCTCGCCCTTCTTTATGATCACGTAGCGGGGGCCCTGCGCCTGGATCCATCGCGCCGCCCGGGCGAGGTTGAAGTCGCCCGAGAGTTGACGGGCCTCCGCATCGTTCACCAGCAGCAGATCCACCCGCCCCAGCAACTGGATGAGAGCCGCGCGCGACCCTTCGATCCAGAAGTTCATGGTGTCGCAGGCGACGAAGCGCGGACGCTCGATCTGTTCGAGCACGTCGAGCTGCAGCCGCGGATCGATGTTCCCCAGAAAGACCCAGTCGCTCGCGCGGAACGCCTCCGGAATGCGCGGCTTGAAATCGGCGAAAACGCCCAGCCGCGTCTCGATCGTTTCCCGGTTGGAAAGGTCGAAGTTGTAGACGCCGGACCAGCGGAAGCTCTCGCCCGGGGCGGTCTCCACCCCCGTGAGATCGACGTTGCGGTCGCTCAGGAAGCGCAGTGCGTCAACGGGGAAATCCTCCCCGATCACCCCCACCACCTGCACCGGGCCGAAGGCCGAGGCGGAGGCCGCGAAAAAGGTGGCGGAGCCGCCGATCGCATCCTCCGCGCGGCCGAAGGGCGTCTCCACCGTGTCGAGGGCGATGCTGCCCACCACCAGAAGTGACATGGAAGCCGAAGAAAGGGGGGATCAGGCTGCTTCGGGTTGACGCTCCATTCGCTCGGGCGCACTCACGCCCAGAACCCGCAGGCCGTTGGCGAGCACGAGCTGGATGGCGCGGGCGAGGACGAGCCGGGCACGACTGACCTCCGGGGGCACCTCGGTCCCGACGACGCGAAGCTCCGGGGCGAGGTTGCCGGAGTGGTACCAGGAGTTCACCGCTCCGGCCAGCTCTTCCAGATACTCGCAGACCGAGTGCGGCGTGTGGCGCTCGGCTGAGGAGGAGATCACTTCGGGGAAACGCAGGAGGAGCTTGATGATCTCCCGCTCCGCCTCGGCGGTGAGCGGCGAGAGGTCAGCGCCGATGTCGACCTCGTCCCCGCTGGCCATCCCGGCCCGGCGGAAGATCGACGACATGCGGGCGTGGGCGTATTGGAGCTTGTAGACCGGGTTCTTCTCCGAATGATCCAGCGCCAGATCGAGGTCGAAGGTGAGCTGCGCCTCGGCCCGCCGCATCAGGAAGAAGTAGCGGGTGACGTCGACGCCCACCTCCTCATAGAGGTCACGCAGGGTGACGTAGTTCCCCGCCCGCTTCGAGAACTTGACCTCCTCCCCGCCGCGCACCACGAGCACCATCTGGTGCAGCACGTATTCGGGGTACCCCTCGGGAAGGCCGAGCGCCTGTAGCCCCGCGCGCACGCGAGCCACAGTCCCGTGGTGATCGGACCCCTGGACGTTGATGGCGCGATGGAAGCCGCGCTCCCACTTGGTGAGGTGATACGCGACGTCGGGAAGGAAATAGGTCGGGTGGCCGCTGCTCTTGACCATCACCCGGTCTTTGTCATCCCCGAAGCGTGTAGTCTCCAGCCAGAGGGCCCCGTCCTTCTCGTAGACGAGCCCGGTTTCGCGCAGCCGATCGATCGTCTCCTGCACTCGTCCGCTGTCATAGAGGGACGATTCCAGGAAGAAGTTGTCGAAATGGACGCGCAGCGCGTCGAGGTCGCGGTTCTGCTCGGCGCGTAGCTCGCGCACTGCAAAGCGCCGCATCGCCTCCAGCGCCTCCTGGGAGTCGTCGCCGCGAAAGCGATCACCCTCCGACTGGATGAGCTGACGGGCGAGATCGACGACGTAGTCCCCGTGGTAGCCGTCCTCCGGGAAGGGGACCTGCTCCCCGAGCTCCTGCTGGTAGCGAGCCCAGACGCTCCGGGTGAGGCGGGCGATCTGCTCCCCCGCGTCGTTGTAGTAGAACTCGCGGTAGACGCTCCAGCCGGTCCACGCCAGCAGCTCGGCCACCGCGTCTCCCAGCGCGGCCTGCCGCCCATGGCCGATATGGAGCGGCCCGGTGGGATTGGCTGAGACGAACTCCACCATGACACGCTGCCCCGCGCCTTCGTTGGAGCGGCCGAAATCCCGGCCCTGCTCCACGATCGCGCGCAGCCCGTCCAGCAGGTAGTCGCCCGCCAGGCGGAAATTGATGAAGCCGGGGCCGGCGACCTCCGCGGACTGTATTCCGCCCCCGGTAAGGTCCAGCCGCTCCACCAACTCCTCCGCGATCTGGCGCGGAGGGCGGCGGAGCGGCCGGGCGAGCGTCATCGCGACGTTAGTGGCGAAATCACCGTGCTCCGGGTTCCGCGGGCGCTCCAGAGAGACCTCCGGGGGCTGCTCGACCCCCATCTCCCGAAGCACTCGCACGATCTCATTTCTAAGCTGCTCTACGGGCATCTATTCGCCCTTGCTCGACGCCGTCGCCGTGCGGGAGCTGGCCTTTGAACTCGAATCGGCGCCGCCCTTCTTGTCGCCCTTGGACTCGCCGTTGGCCGAGTCGGCCTGGGCGGCCTTTTTATAGCTCTCGCTACGGTAGTCGGTGATGTAGAAGCCCGAACCCTTGAAGAGCAACCCCGCACCGGCGGAAAGAAGACGCTCCGCGGCCGTCCCGCACTGCGGGCAATCCGCCCCCGGCTCGTCTGACATTCGCTGGAACAACTCGAACTCGTGCTGACAGGCCGTGCAGCGATACTCGTACGTAGGCATGGACTCTGGTCTCCCGGATACCTGAACGGGCACAACGACAAACAAGAAAATTTAACTATTCTCTAACTTTCGGGCAACGCGCCGACCCCCCTACGCCGCCCGATACACTCCCCACACCTCCCGGAACGCGTCGCTGACCTCCCCCAGGGTCACGCCATCCTTCACCGCGCCGATGATGAGCGGCACGAGGTTCTCCGAGCCGGCCGCCGCGCTTCTCAGGGCGCTGAGGCGGTCAGCGACCAGGCGGGCATCGCGCTGCTGACGATGGAGGGCGAGCCGCTCGCGTTGGGCGGCCTCGAAAGCGCTGTAGTCCGGTTGCTCGATCTCAGCAGGACCGGAGTCCTCCTGGTAGGCGTTGACGCCCACGACGATGCGATCGCCGGACTCCACCGCGAGCTGGTGCTCGTAGGCCGCGCGGTGAACCTCCTCCTGCATGTAGGCGATCGCGTGAGACGCCCCGCCCAGCTTCTCGATCGCCTCGAGATAGCGCACGGCCTTCTCCTCGATCGCGGTGGTCAGCGCCTCGACGTAGTAGGAGCCACCCAGAGGGTCCACCGTCGAGGCGACGCCCGACTCGTGCGCCAGGATCTGCTGGGTGCGCAGGGCGAGTGTGGCCGCCTCGCCTGTAGGAAGCGAGAGCGCCTCGTCGTAGCCGTTCGTGTGGAGCGACTGCGTTCCCCCGAGAATCGCGGCGAGCGCCTGCACGGCAACCCGGACGACGTTGTTGAGCGGCTGCTGGGCGGTGAGGGTGGAGCCTCCCGTCTGGGTGTGAAATCTCAGGCGCGCGCTCTTCTCCGATCCGCCAAATCTCTCCCGCACCAGCCGTCCCCAGAGGCGCCGCGCGGCCCGGAACTTGGCCACCTCCTCGAAGAGGTCGTTGTGCGCGGCGAAGAAGAAGGAGAGGCGCGGCGCGAAATCGTCGATGCGAAGGCCAGCCGCCTGGGCGCGGCGCACATACTCCACGGCGTTGGCGAAGGTGAACGCGATCTCCTGCACGGCGGTGGATCCGGCCTCGCGGATGTGGTAGCCGGAGATCGAGATCGGATTCCAACGCGGCAGCTCGTCGCGACAGAAGGCGAAGATGTCGGTGACCAGGCGCAGGCTCGGCTCGATCGGGAAGATGAAGGTGCCGCGCGCGATATACTCCTTGAGGATGTCGTTCTGGGTGGTGCCGGAGAGCTGCGCCCGCGGGACCCCCTGCTCGTCGGCCACCGCCACGTACAGGGCGAGCAAAATGGCGGCCGTGGCGTTGATGGTCATCGAGGTGGAGACCTTCCCCAGCGGCACGCCTTGCAGCAGCACCCGCATGTCGTCGAGGGTGTCGATCGCGACACCCACTCGACCCACCTCGCCTACCGCCATCGGGTGGTCCGAATCGTAGCCCATCTGGGTGGGCAGGTCGAAAGCGGTGGAGAGCCCGGTCTGTCCGGCGGCGAGGAGCAGGTGGAATCGCTCGTTGGTCTCCGCGGCGGTGCCAAAGCCGGCGTACTGGCGCATGGTCCAGAGGCGGCCGCGGTACATGGTTGGCTGAATGCCCCGTGTGTACGGTGGTTCGCCGGGATACCCCAGGTCGCGCGCGTAGTCGACCGGGCTCGACAGCGGATCGTAAACCCGCTCGACCTCGATGTCGCTGGAGGTCATGAAGCGCTCGCGGCGCTCGGGATGC belongs to Longimicrobiaceae bacterium and includes:
- a CDS encoding PfkB family carbohydrate kinase; this translates as MSLLVVGSIALDTVETPFGRAEDAIGGSATFFAASASAFGPVQVVGVIGEDFPVDALRFLSDRNVDLTGVETAPGESFRWSGVYNFDLSNRETIETRLGVFADFKPRIPEAFRASDWVFLGNIDPRLQLDVLEQIERPRFVACDTMNFWIEGSRAALIQLLGRVDLLLVNDAEARQLSGDFNLARAARWIQAQGPRYVIIKKGEHGAILFTPTSIFFAPGYPLEEVFDPTGAGDAFAGGLMGYLAQGRRINDEELRRAVVYGSAMGSFAVERFSVERFRDLKIAEIDERVRQFLEMTSFQLPLQGDLDD
- the argS gene encoding arginine--tRNA ligase, whose protein sequence is MPVEQLRNEIVRVLREMGVEQPPEVSLERPRNPEHGDFATNVAMTLARPLRRPPRQIAEELVERLDLTGGGIQSAEVAGPGFINFRLAGDYLLDGLRAIVEQGRDFGRSNEGAGQRVMVEFVSANPTGPLHIGHGRQAALGDAVAELLAWTGWSVYREFYYNDAGEQIARLTRSVWARYQQELGEQVPFPEDGYHGDYVVDLARQLIQSEGDRFRGDDSQEALEAMRRFAVRELRAEQNRDLDALRVHFDNFFLESSLYDSGRVQETIDRLRETGLVYEKDGALWLETTRFGDDKDRVMVKSSGHPTYFLPDVAYHLTKWERGFHRAINVQGSDHHGTVARVRAGLQALGLPEGYPEYVLHQMVLVVRGGEEVKFSKRAGNYVTLRDLYEEVGVDVTRYFFLMRRAEAQLTFDLDLALDHSEKNPVYKLQYAHARMSSIFRRAGMASGDEVDIGADLSPLTAEAEREIIKLLLRFPEVISSSAERHTPHSVCEYLEELAGAVNSWYHSGNLAPELRVVGTEVPPEVSRARLVLARAIQLVLANGLRVLGVSAPERMERQPEAA
- a CDS encoding zinc ribbon domain-containing protein, with translation MPTYEYRCTACQHEFELFQRMSDEPGADCPQCGTAAERLLSAGAGLLFKGSGFYITDYRSESYKKAAQADSANGESKGDKKGGADSSSKASSRTATASSKGE
- a CDS encoding methylmalonyl-CoA mutase family protein, with product MEKHPESQRARWEEETLKPALAQHPERRERFMTSSDIEVERVYDPLSSPVDYARDLGYPGEPPYTRGIQPTMYRGRLWTMRQYAGFGTAAETNERFHLLLAAGQTGLSTAFDLPTQMGYDSDHPMAVGEVGRVGVAIDTLDDMRVLLQGVPLGKVSTSMTINATAAILLALYVAVADEQGVPRAQLSGTTQNDILKEYIARGTFIFPIEPSLRLVTDIFAFCRDELPRWNPISISGYHIREAGSTAVQEIAFTFANAVEYVRRAQAAGLRIDDFAPRLSFFFAAHNDLFEEVAKFRAARRLWGRLVRERFGGSEKSARLRFHTQTGGSTLTAQQPLNNVVRVAVQALAAILGGTQSLHTNGYDEALSLPTGEAATLALRTQQILAHESGVASTVDPLGGSYYVEALTTAIEEKAVRYLEAIEKLGGASHAIAYMQEEVHRAAYEHQLAVESGDRIVVGVNAYQEDSGPAEIEQPDYSAFEAAQRERLALHRQQRDARLVADRLSALRSAAAGSENLVPLIIGAVKDGVTLGEVSDAFREVWGVYRAA